One window of the Capnocytophaga haemolytica genome contains the following:
- a CDS encoding type II toxin-antitoxin system HicA family toxin: MKVSELRRKLEKAGWYLYRSGSNHDIYRHKDSDKQIPLERHQTKEVAKGTERAILKLAGLL, encoded by the coding sequence ATGAAGGTATCAGAGTTAAGACGGAAATTAGAAAAAGCAGGATGGTATTTATACCGCAGTGGCTCAAACCACGACATCTATCGCCACAAAGACAGCGACAAACAAATTCCCTTAGAGCGACACCAAACTAAGGAAGTCGCCAAAGGTACAGAAAGGGCAATATTGAAGTTGGCAGGACTTCTATAA
- a CDS encoding antA/AntB antirepressor family protein, translating into MKELIKITEQNGVQAVSARELHKFLEVGKDFSNWIKDRINKYDFVEGIDFEVFANSGENPNGGRPLIEYALTLDTAKEIAMVEGNERGKQARRYFIEVEKKYKARQLSPAEFLLQQAQMLVEQERKLQQVQQQVNTIEAKLTTRPEYFSVAGYAALHKIDCGRQLASSLGRKATKICKERNIPTDNITDPRFGYVKTYPAHVLNEVFNLPITKI; encoded by the coding sequence ATGAAAGAATTAATCAAAATCACAGAACAAAACGGAGTGCAAGCAGTGTCTGCACGTGAATTACACAAGTTTTTAGAAGTAGGCAAAGACTTCTCTAACTGGATTAAAGATCGTATAAACAAATACGATTTTGTCGAAGGGATAGACTTTGAGGTTTTCGCCAATTCTGGCGAAAACCCTAACGGAGGGCGTCCACTCATAGAATACGCACTCACCCTCGACACCGCCAAAGAAATCGCAATGGTAGAAGGTAACGAACGAGGAAAGCAAGCGCGCCGCTACTTCATTGAAGTAGAAAAGAAGTACAAAGCCCGCCAGCTATCACCCGCTGAGTTCCTTTTGCAACAAGCACAAATGTTAGTAGAGCAAGAACGCAAACTCCAGCAAGTACAGCAGCAAGTAAATACCATAGAAGCAAAACTCACCACGCGCCCTGAATACTTCTCAGTAGCAGGATATGCCGCACTCCATAAAATCGACTGCGGGCGACAACTTGCCAGCTCTTTGGGGCGCAAGGCTACCAAAATATGCAAAGAGCGCAATATCCCTACTGATAACATCACCGACCCACGATTCGGATATGTAAAGACATACCCCGCGCACGTACTTAACGAAGTATTCAACCTTCCTATAACAAAGATTTAA
- a CDS encoding DNA methyltransferase translates to MDYNDFLKTKQRKVIKAGFKVTGEELNSNLFDFQKYIVTKALEAGRYAIFADCGLGKTISQLEWAHQVVKHTEKPVLILCPLAVSGQTIQEGEKFGIEVRRLKAESSTPQTATDIEAGIYITNYEQLEKIDVTPFAGVVLDESSILKNFTGKYKRLIIEKFKQTPYKLCCTATPSPNDLNEIGNHSEFLNVLDAQDMRAKWFVRDEGMNNYRLKGHAKSDFYGWVSSWATMLTKPSDIGFSAEGYDLPALNYIEQQIQTQLKENGKLFNDTSVSATEFNKELRVTLLPRMEAVAEIVNSSTESFIIWVNQNEEEKEALRLIPDAVAVNGSEPSEKKEEKLLGFAAGAFRVLVTKKKIAQFGMNFQNCHNQIFAGLDFSFEGLYQAIRRSYRFGQTKQVNIYLITTDTMENVKASINKKERQFKEMQTEMNKFINGNAFGLLDSYEFKEVKNEYYHLMKGDSCIEIKRIPDNSVDLIIFSPPFSSLFTYSNYIHDMGNNESHEEFFKQYSYLLKDLYRILKAGRLMVCHTKDLAVYKNSSGYTGMYDFTGEHHRAVELAGFKYHSKINIWTDPVLEMQRAKPQRLLYKQIRKDSSYSGVGMPEYCTVFRKWEGNEEDWTPINNKNKENFPLDVWQQWASPIWNVEKEDIEYLNEIMKEYRVNTWFDIKRTDVLNNREGTAMGDEKHIAPLQLSVIRKCVQMWSNVGETVFTPFLGIGSEVYEAVKLGRKGIGIELKDSYFETAVKNVNKVIDGKRQLTLF, encoded by the coding sequence ATGGATTACAATGATTTTTTAAAAACAAAGCAACGCAAAGTCATTAAAGCGGGTTTTAAGGTAACCGGTGAGGAGTTAAACAGTAACTTGTTTGACTTTCAAAAGTACATCGTTACAAAGGCGTTAGAGGCGGGGCGTTATGCCATCTTTGCCGATTGCGGGCTTGGTAAGACGATTTCACAGCTCGAATGGGCACACCAAGTAGTAAAACATACCGAAAAACCAGTGCTTATACTTTGCCCGCTGGCGGTCTCAGGGCAAACCATTCAGGAGGGCGAAAAGTTTGGCATTGAGGTACGACGCTTGAAAGCTGAAAGCTCAACCCCGCAGACGGCGACGGACATCGAAGCTGGTATATACATCACCAACTACGAGCAACTCGAAAAAATAGACGTTACACCCTTTGCGGGGGTAGTGCTCGATGAAAGTTCCATACTGAAGAACTTTACAGGCAAATACAAACGCCTTATCATTGAGAAGTTCAAGCAAACGCCCTACAAGCTATGCTGTACAGCCACACCAAGCCCGAATGATCTCAATGAAATAGGCAATCACTCCGAGTTCCTTAACGTTTTGGACGCTCAGGATATGCGTGCCAAATGGTTCGTAAGAGATGAGGGAATGAATAACTATCGATTGAAGGGACACGCTAAAAGCGATTTCTATGGCTGGGTGAGTTCGTGGGCTACAATGCTCACCAAGCCCAGCGATATAGGGTTCAGTGCTGAGGGCTATGATTTGCCTGCGCTCAATTACATAGAGCAGCAAATACAAACACAGCTCAAAGAGAACGGCAAACTCTTTAACGATACTTCTGTAAGTGCCACAGAGTTTAACAAAGAGCTGAGAGTAACCCTACTGCCTCGTATGGAAGCCGTAGCCGAGATTGTCAACAGCAGCACCGAGAGCTTCATTATTTGGGTCAATCAGAACGAGGAGGAAAAAGAGGCGTTAAGGCTTATACCTGACGCTGTGGCAGTCAATGGGAGCGAACCCTCAGAGAAAAAAGAGGAAAAACTATTAGGCTTTGCAGCGGGTGCGTTCCGTGTGCTGGTAACCAAAAAGAAAATTGCACAATTCGGAATGAACTTCCAAAACTGCCACAATCAGATATTTGCAGGGCTTGACTTCTCATTCGAGGGACTATATCAGGCAATACGAAGAAGCTACCGATTTGGGCAAACAAAGCAAGTAAACATCTATTTAATCACAACGGACACAATGGAAAACGTAAAAGCAAGCATAAACAAAAAAGAACGACAATTCAAAGAGATGCAAACCGAGATGAATAAATTCATCAACGGCAACGCCTTCGGGCTGCTCGATAGCTACGAGTTCAAAGAAGTAAAGAATGAATATTATCACCTGATGAAGGGCGATAGCTGTATCGAAATAAAGCGCATCCCTGACAACTCAGTTGATTTAATCATATTCAGCCCGCCGTTTAGTTCTTTATTTACTTATTCGAACTACATCCACGATATGGGCAACAACGAAAGCCACGAGGAGTTCTTTAAGCAATACAGCTACCTGCTCAAAGATTTGTACAGAATATTAAAAGCAGGTCGCCTGATGGTATGCCATACGAAGGACCTCGCAGTATACAAAAATTCAAGTGGCTACACAGGTATGTATGACTTTACAGGCGAACACCATCGAGCCGTTGAGCTGGCAGGCTTTAAGTATCATTCAAAAATCAATATATGGACAGACCCCGTACTTGAAATGCAACGTGCTAAACCACAACGGCTATTATATAAGCAAATCCGTAAAGATAGTAGCTATTCAGGGGTAGGTATGCCTGAGTACTGTACTGTATTTCGCAAATGGGAGGGCAATGAGGAGGATTGGACTCCGATAAACAACAAGAACAAAGAGAATTTCCCATTAGATGTATGGCAACAATGGGCGTCGCCTATATGGAATGTAGAAAAGGAGGATATAGAGTACCTTAATGAAATAATGAAAGAGTACAGAGTAAACACGTGGTTTGATATTAAGAGGACCGATGTACTCAACAATCGAGAGGGGACGGCTATGGGAGATGAAAAGCATATTGCGCCCTTGCAACTTTCAGTTATCCGCAAATGTGTACAGATGTGGTCAAATGTAGGTGAGACGGTTTTTACACCTTTCTTAGGCATTGGTAGCGAGGTGTATGAGGCAGTCAAGCTCGGGCGCAAAGGCATCGGGATAGAACTCAAAGACAGTTATTTTGAAACCGCCGTGAAGAACGTCAACAAAGTAATTGACGGCAAAAGACAATTAACACTGTTTTAA
- a CDS encoding DUF6291 domain-containing protein — translation MKRDSFIFYASFWDAIKELPRDVQGEVLTAVIEYGLYGETTEQLKPVARAIVTLIKPQIDANNKRYENGVMGAEHGKKGGNPNFKKGKPNPYYSGSNEDKDNPKDNPKITPKKPQDNPKITPNVNDNVNVISSFSKKEAKTREQKKEPPTENFDEHLNADDNSGLNAFGDERKKVAPKKESECQRAEDSHDGAKTHETGEIIEFDSEGNQVYLSTEKTPKKARFCKPTVEEIRGYCWERGNNVDAQKFFDYYESNGWKVGRNQMKDWKAAVRTWERNGFDNNNTQTQKANGSTNTNATNSQQQPQRIGRTSIEDVVRSATGWI, via the coding sequence ATGAAACGAGACAGTTTTATTTTTTACGCCTCTTTTTGGGACGCTATCAAAGAGTTGCCGAGAGATGTTCAGGGAGAAGTGCTCACAGCCGTAATTGAGTACGGCCTATATGGAGAAACAACTGAACAACTAAAGCCAGTCGCACGGGCGATTGTAACTTTGATAAAGCCACAAATAGACGCTAACAACAAAAGGTATGAGAATGGAGTTATGGGCGCAGAACACGGGAAAAAAGGGGGTAATCCTAATTTTAAGAAGGGAAAGCCAAATCCTTATTATTCAGGGAGTAACGAGGATAAAGATAACCCCAAAGATAACCCCAAGATAACCCCTAAAAAACCCCAAGATAACCCCAAGATAACCCCTAATGTAAATGATAATGTAAATGTTATTTCTTCTTTTTCAAAAAAAGAAGCAAAAACGCGCGAGCAAAAAAAAGAGCCGCCGACTGAAAATTTTGACGAGCATTTAAACGCCGATGACAATTCAGGCTTAAACGCCTTCGGCGATGAAAGAAAAAAAGTTGCGCCAAAAAAAGAAAGCGAATGCCAGCGGGCAGAAGATAGCCACGATGGGGCAAAAACGCACGAAACGGGCGAAATTATCGAGTTTGATAGCGAGGGCAACCAAGTATACCTCTCGACTGAAAAAACGCCGAAAAAAGCACGTTTCTGCAAACCGACAGTCGAGGAGATTAGAGGCTACTGCTGGGAGCGTGGCAACAACGTAGATGCGCAGAAGTTTTTCGACTACTATGAAAGCAACGGCTGGAAGGTAGGGCGCAATCAGATGAAAGACTGGAAGGCTGCTGTACGCACTTGGGAGCGCAACGGCTTTGATAACAATAACACACAAACACAAAAAGCAAATGGAAGCACAAACACAAACGCTACAAACAGTCAGCAACAGCCCCAACGCATTGGGCGAACCTCAATCGAGGATGTTGTTAGAAGTGCAACAGGCTGGATCTAA
- a CDS encoding VRR-NUC domain-containing protein, which translates to MKHITMKSKEAQLQTACVRWFRLQYPEYAHLLFAVPNGGSRNAIEAHNLKLQGVTAGVSDLILLVPSHPCPFLCIEMKVGRNKQTAAQKAFQQQVETVGGIYVVCYSFEQFAGAVSAYLTPSPEKSSFAGITEAQIQAFLKKQENKH; encoded by the coding sequence ATGAAACACATAACGATGAAGAGTAAAGAAGCCCAACTCCAAACCGCCTGCGTGCGCTGGTTCAGGTTGCAGTATCCTGAGTATGCACACCTGCTCTTTGCCGTACCCAACGGAGGCAGTCGTAACGCCATCGAGGCGCACAATCTCAAACTGCAAGGAGTAACGGCGGGGGTATCCGATTTAATACTACTCGTGCCCTCGCACCCGTGCCCGTTCCTCTGCATTGAAATGAAGGTAGGGCGCAACAAGCAAACAGCAGCACAAAAAGCCTTTCAGCAGCAAGTTGAAACAGTCGGCGGCATCTATGTAGTCTGTTACAGCTTTGAGCAGTTCGCAGGAGCTGTAAGTGCCTACCTCACACCATCACCCGAGAAAAGTAGCTTTGCAGGAATCACAGAAGCACAAATACAAGCCTTTTTAAAAAAGCAAGAAAATAAACATTAA